The Desulfomicrobium orale DSM 12838 genome includes a window with the following:
- the proB gene encoding glutamate 5-kinase: MSRDIDWRSRRRQALEKARRVVVKVGSAVLTTDKGLDPRVINRLADQMAALHDRGLDLILVTSGAVAAGRHVLGEDPACMVHKQAASAVGQSRLMHGYDEAFGRYGKITAQILLTRDDLRSRERFLNARNTMSRLLEWRVIPIVNENDTVAVQELKFGDNDALSAMVANLVEADLVVNLTSAPGVFSDNPLTNPDAVFVPYIEDIAGMNLQTMCRGKTGAGTGGMLSKLMAARRAARRGVPTLIVSGKEKFALERIFNLEELGTWIAPTGKMLTGRKFWLAYHLDPAGSIAVDAGAARALQTGGKSLLAAGVVRVEGNFGVGALVSIVDLDGASVGVGLTNFKAADLRRIQGLSSVEIEKVLGPCPHSEVVHRDNMVLESAL; this comes from the coding sequence ATGAGCCGGGATATTGATTGGCGCTCGCGGCGTCGTCAGGCGCTGGAGAAGGCCAGACGGGTGGTCGTCAAGGTGGGCAGCGCGGTGCTGACCACGGACAAGGGCCTTGATCCGCGGGTGATCAATCGCTTGGCGGATCAGATGGCCGCCCTGCACGACCGGGGGCTCGATCTGATACTGGTCACATCCGGCGCCGTGGCAGCGGGCCGTCATGTCCTCGGCGAGGATCCGGCCTGCATGGTGCACAAACAGGCCGCTTCGGCCGTGGGACAGAGCAGGCTCATGCACGGCTACGACGAGGCTTTTGGCCGTTACGGCAAGATCACCGCCCAGATTTTGCTGACCAGGGACGATCTGCGCAGCCGGGAACGTTTTCTGAACGCCCGCAATACCATGAGCCGTCTGCTGGAGTGGCGGGTCATCCCCATTGTCAACGAGAATGACACCGTGGCCGTGCAGGAACTGAAATTTGGCGATAATGACGCCCTGTCGGCCATGGTCGCCAATCTGGTGGAGGCGGATCTCGTCGTCAATCTGACCTCCGCCCCCGGCGTTTTCAGCGACAATCCCCTCACCAATCCCGATGCCGTCTTTGTGCCGTACATTGAGGACATAGCCGGGATGAATCTTCAGACCATGTGCCGGGGCAAGACCGGAGCCGGAACCGGCGGCATGCTCAGCAAGCTCATGGCCGCGCGCCGGGCCGCGCGCCGGGGAGTGCCGACACTTATTGTTTCCGGCAAGGAAAAGTTTGCTCTGGAGCGCATTTTCAATCTGGAGGAACTGGGCACCTGGATCGCCCCCACCGGGAAAATGTTGACGGGCCGGAAATTCTGGCTGGCCTATCATCTGGATCCGGCAGGCAGCATCGCCGTGGACGCGGGAGCCGCCCGGGCGCTTCAGACCGGGGGCAAGAGCCTGCTGGCAGCCGGAGTGGTCCGCGTGGAAGGAAATTTCGGCGTCGGCGCTCTGGTGAGTATCGTCGATCTGGATGGCGCCTCCGTGGGAGTGGGACTAACCAATTTCAAGGCGGCGGATCTGCGCAGAATTCAGGGATTGTCCAGCGTGGAGATTGAAAAAGTGCTGGGTCCCTGTCCACACAGCGAGGTCGTGCACCGGGACAACATGGTCCTTGAAAGTGCGCTGTAG
- a CDS encoding thiamine diphosphokinase, with protein MITHWVLAANGEPASSPRIRTVIADADRVISVDGGSRMLAALGVTPHLAVGDMDSTPPELLARYRDAGVELFLHPTRKDATDLELALELALDGEAGLITILGATGGRLDHTLGNLLLLEHCLKRNTAARIMDDTQTVYLTDGLLNLQGRPGDTLSIIPVSGDANGVTLTGLEYPLQDAHLPFGSSQGLSNVFSEEKACVRLRSGRLLVFHLHADNAAL; from the coding sequence ATGATAACGCACTGGGTCCTCGCAGCCAATGGCGAGCCCGCCTCGTCCCCGCGCATACGGACCGTCATCGCCGATGCCGACCGTGTGATCAGCGTGGACGGCGGCAGCCGGATGCTCGCCGCGCTGGGAGTGACACCGCATCTGGCCGTGGGCGACATGGACTCCACACCGCCAGAACTGCTCGCCCGGTACCGGGACGCGGGCGTGGAGCTTTTTCTGCACCCGACCCGCAAGGACGCCACGGATCTGGAGCTGGCTCTGGAGCTGGCTCTGGACGGGGAGGCCGGTCTTATCACCATTCTGGGAGCCACAGGCGGCCGCCTGGATCATACGTTGGGCAATCTGCTGCTTCTGGAGCATTGCCTGAAGCGAAACACCGCAGCCCGGATCATGGACGACACCCAGACCGTATACCTCACGGACGGTCTCTTGAACCTTCAGGGGCGACCCGGTGACACGCTGTCCATCATCCCCGTGAGCGGCGATGCGAACGGCGTGACGCTGACCGGCCTTGAATACCCCCTTCAGGACGCCCACCTGCCCTTTGGTTCCTCCCAGGGGCTGAGCAACGTCTTCAGCGAGGAGAAAGCCTGCGTCCGGCTCCGTTCCGGACGGCTTCTGGTCTTTCATCTGCATGCGGATAACGCCGCTCTCTGA
- a CDS encoding diguanylate cyclase, with the protein MSVPNILVVDDSRMFLRLLVQKVRHHIPSQVFAADSLKKTQTLLDGHDFDIAMLDLNLPDASQGEVVDLVLKYDVPVIVFASACSERLRKRLWAKDIADYVIKEGDDSLQYAVSQARRILRNRDIKVLVVEDLESVRGMIAKLLRVHRFQVFEADGGASGLRVLQDNPDIRLIIADYEMPEMDGVQFLRKVRQTHAKEQMAVIGVSSHEDEPLSTRFLKSGANDFLKKPFSSEEFYCRISQNIELLEYIEEIKEYSEKDFLTGLYNRRYLFQNAPSFIEEARNMGQDVFLSMFDIDFFKKINDIYGHEAGDAVLKNIGDKLKDLFSTHGMVVRLGGEEFCAVLRDDGMDISAVLDQFRIDIAESFMEYGELSLSYTLSIGLCAITDEKLDSVLRRADAALYRAKQNGRNRLEYDRES; encoded by the coding sequence ATGTCTGTTCCCAATATACTCGTGGTTGACGACAGCAGGATGTTTCTGCGCCTGCTGGTGCAAAAAGTGCGGCATCACATACCCAGTCAGGTGTTTGCGGCCGATTCTCTGAAAAAAACACAGACTTTGCTGGATGGGCACGATTTTGACATAGCCATGCTGGATCTCAACCTGCCGGATGCATCTCAGGGCGAGGTGGTGGACTTGGTGTTGAAATATGATGTGCCTGTCATTGTATTCGCTTCGGCGTGTTCGGAACGGCTTCGCAAGCGCCTGTGGGCCAAGGACATTGCGGATTACGTGATCAAGGAGGGGGACGACAGTCTGCAATACGCTGTGAGCCAGGCCCGGCGCATTTTACGCAACAGGGATATCAAGGTGCTGGTGGTTGAAGACTTGGAATCGGTGCGGGGGATGATCGCCAAGCTGCTGCGCGTGCACCGGTTTCAGGTGTTCGAAGCGGATGGAGGCGCATCGGGACTTCGCGTATTGCAGGATAACCCGGACATTCGTTTGATTATCGCCGACTATGAGATGCCGGAAATGGATGGCGTACAGTTTCTCCGCAAGGTCCGGCAGACGCACGCCAAAGAGCAGATGGCCGTTATCGGAGTCTCCAGTCATGAAGACGAGCCCCTTTCCACCCGCTTTTTGAAGAGTGGCGCCAATGATTTTCTGAAAAAGCCATTTTCCAGTGAAGAATTCTACTGCCGTATTTCCCAGAATATAGAGTTATTGGAATATATAGAAGAAATAAAGGAATATTCGGAGAAAGATTTCCTGACAGGGTTATATAACAGGCGTTATCTTTTTCAAAATGCGCCCTCTTTTATTGAAGAAGCCAGAAACATGGGTCAAGATGTTTTTCTTTCCATGTTCGATATAGATTTTTTCAAAAAAATAAATGATATATACGGACATGAAGCTGGAGATGCCGTCCTGAAAAATATAGGGGACAAGCTGAAGGATTTGTTTAGTACCCATGGTATGGTCGTTCGGCTTGGTGGTGAGGAGTTTTGCGCAGTTTTACGGGATGACGGCATGGACATCTCTGCTGTTTTGGATCAGTTCCGCATTGATATAGCGGAAAGCTTCATGGAGTATGGGGAATTATCCTTGAGTTATACATTGAGTATCGGCCTGTGCGCCATCACGGACGAAAAGCTGGACTCCGTGTTACGCCGGGCAGATGCCGCCTTGTACCGGGCCAAGCAGAATGGCCGTAACAGACTGGAATACGACAGGGAGTCGTGA
- a CDS encoding aminopeptidase P family protein, with protein MFEASVYSARRKELMGRMGTGAILFPGSTLVGMNYRANTYPFRQDGSFTYYAGLNAPGLVLGLDCDTGEEILFGYEPMLDDVIWSGLAPSLEELAHNAGVERTLPLRCLSDWCRSRQVRHLPTYRADQVLLLCRVLGRSPEEIEAGSSPELIRNVVAQRSIKTAAEVEEIRAAVELSARMYEMVMIHCRPGVTERELYGRAQGMIAASGSMEAFPMILTRSGQVLHNHAHHQILSAGDLLLVDSGVCSPLGYASDITRTLPVNGSFSSRQRDVYEVVMRAQRAGIKHMKPGTPFLECHLAAARAVAAGLQELGLMRGDIEEGVATGAHALFFPHGLGHMLGIDVHDMESLGEDFVGYDREFRHSGQFGLSGLRLARRLEAGFVVTVEPGVYFIPALIARWREQGLHADFINYAAVEQYMDFGGIRLEDDILVTETGAEILSQRIPLEPSDVCARMAVAS; from the coding sequence ATGTTTGAAGCTTCCGTATATTCCGCCCGCAGGAAGGAACTCATGGGCCGAATGGGCACCGGCGCGATACTGTTTCCGGGCAGCACCTTGGTGGGTATGAATTACCGGGCCAATACCTATCCGTTCCGGCAGGATGGCTCTTTTACGTACTATGCCGGCTTGAATGCGCCGGGTCTGGTGCTGGGGCTTGACTGCGATACTGGCGAGGAAATTTTGTTCGGATACGAGCCGATGCTGGATGATGTCATCTGGAGCGGTCTGGCCCCATCGCTGGAGGAACTGGCTCATAATGCGGGCGTGGAGCGGACTTTGCCGCTCCGGTGCCTCTCCGATTGGTGTCGTTCAAGGCAGGTGCGGCATCTGCCGACGTATCGCGCCGATCAGGTATTGCTATTGTGCCGTGTTTTGGGCCGGTCTCCCGAAGAGATTGAAGCCGGGAGTTCACCAGAACTCATCCGGAACGTGGTGGCTCAGCGCAGCATCAAGACTGCCGCCGAGGTGGAAGAGATTCGTGCCGCAGTGGAATTGTCCGCCCGCATGTACGAGATGGTCATGATTCATTGCCGCCCCGGCGTGACCGAGCGGGAATTGTACGGGCGTGCCCAGGGCATGATCGCGGCCAGCGGGAGCATGGAGGCTTTCCCCATGATTCTCACTCGCAGCGGTCAGGTTCTGCACAACCATGCACATCACCAGATTCTGTCAGCGGGAGATCTGCTGCTGGTGGATTCGGGCGTGTGCTCTCCCTTGGGCTACGCTTCGGACATAACGCGGACTCTGCCCGTAAATGGAAGCTTTTCTTCCAGGCAGCGGGATGTATACGAGGTAGTCATGCGCGCCCAGCGTGCAGGCATAAAACATATGAAGCCTGGCACGCCGTTTCTGGAATGTCATCTGGCCGCAGCACGGGCGGTGGCCGCCGGGCTTCAGGAGTTGGGTCTTATGCGTGGCGATATCGAGGAAGGCGTGGCCACCGGGGCGCATGCACTCTTTTTTCCGCATGGCCTGGGGCATATGCTGGGGATTGACGTGCACGACATGGAAAGTCTGGGAGAGGATTTTGTCGGGTACGATCGGGAATTTCGGCACAGCGGGCAGTTCGGGTTATCCGGTTTACGCCTGGCCCGAAGGTTGGAAGCGGGGTTTGTGGTCACTGTGGAGCCCGGCGTGTATTTCATCCCGGCACTTATCGCCAGATGGCGGGAACAGGGACTCCATGCGGACTTCATCAATTATGCGGCTGTGGAACAGTATATGGATTTCGGCGGCATCCGGCTGGAGGACGATATACTGGTTACTGAGACAGGTGCGGAGATTCTCAGCCAACGTATTCCTCTTGAGCCAAGCGATGTATGTGCCCGCATGGCCGTAGCCTCGTAG
- a CDS encoding pilus assembly protein, giving the protein MKKIICITWFLFFIFLFYGSAFSQEAGQYSYIPPFLTKARPPLVMLTMARDHRLYYEAYNDASDIDGDGKIDIHYKENIDYYGYFDCYKLYEYNAASKTFVPKKTTANKKNISKGQYWSGNFLNYITMTRMDCIRKVLYGGQRIIDTPEKTVLRRAFIPQDAHSFGKEYTSVAIDGYDIRDYTPYSIPENGKRHFFASTTRDPNPNTGGPLLCVLQNVGNNKRIWSWVAKETPVVDDSLGTPDIFMVQVEVGVASMPERNCKLYPKGNYKPIGILQNYGESDAILFGLLTGSYDQNMAGGVLRKNIGTIRDEIDGESGVFTATNGIISTINKLRISDYNYKDKRYNGGWQTTAPISAPWSKAFPDWGNPLAEMIYETTRYFAGGTGPTEQFTAKSKIDDELGLPRPAWENPLSAANYCAQPVMVAISDIYPSYDSDHLPGSAWGKPISSSLPGLNVEERFKKIAKHENIKGSFFIGQASGRYDSSCSPKDISDATGKVRGLCQEEPTKEGSYYSAAVTHYAATTDLSSNLAETQNMISRMVALSSPLPEIRIPIGSSQEIALVPFAKTVKVYAHENMNSSEGAFQPTCTIVDFFVEEIAEDQSHGTFRVNFEDVEQGADHDMDFIVRYEYKIVGGKLEVKLTHEYQSAGYTMHAGYVISGTTKDGVYLEVASKPGVTDYYLDTPPDRDGPGRGTSTTQIPPTNTRTFTPSNTSAARLLKNPLWYAAKWGGFKDINQNGIPDQENEWDSDGDGNPDSYVYVANPTKLEEQMRKTFEGILSRASSGTPASITSSKSRNSEGAVYLSSIYPEYPDAVAPGVKLHWAGQVQALFVDGRGNLREDSNKNQKLDLKEDKIVHYPLDMNASNATSAGLLLITDSNGDSIISPEELNNAISLGDQRRINFLWTSSPWLNGLTNSQTVTQRIAYADASPNRYIFTFADKNQDMVPATDEIQAFVWPPQAPAASPQLGLAGSKDFYAYLNLYAPNFEYTPKELADLRRANPSAFKNVLNRLAERQVKFIRGQDMSPETISGHHIPATRTRVYPDGGGNRTWRLGDIAYSTPIGVGRPVENYNLLYGDKTYEHFLVRYKNRRQMIYVGANDGMLHAFNGGFFNSTDSSFNLQRSTETPFALGQEVWAYIPYNLLPHLHWLTEPTYRDQIHVSYMDLPPRVFDARVFFMSDGVTPLDNSTYPDGWGTILVAGMRFGGGAIQVDMDKTDGKNFDATSDRITSSAYVIMDITNPEAPPRLLGEIAMPRQGFTTCFPTVIPMATANARTDQQNQWYLIFGSGPADANGNANPELIQKAVSNQNGQLYVLDLKALASKKQVQTLQSNGQFKAGGHTFATTESGSFISDPATVDLDIGSNRNASARFKADVVYYGTIAGDMTQPRGTMYRLITKNQGADSSRTVNWIGNSTLIRPKQPIAASPSITTDDEGRVWVYFGTGRFFNRPEIKQTRRMDFYGIREPVDASNNIEWREVKLEELFNSTDIVVTKGSCVDGAYNQNCVNVLGVTPPTWQRLLDAVNAKEGWVHTMSNDPLERVLGKAALTGGAVTFTSYAPSENVCEHEGRSYLWGFYYKTGTSYFTPIFRDTNIFSKSVSLGRGIAPAAVVHKGRGGDSKVIASTSTGAVVEIPFNEPHPIRTGQIFWREN; this is encoded by the coding sequence ATGAAGAAAATTATATGCATTACATGGTTTCTTTTTTTTATATTCTTATTTTATGGCAGCGCATTTTCCCAAGAGGCTGGTCAATATAGCTATATCCCTCCATTCTTGACCAAAGCGAGGCCGCCACTTGTCATGTTGACTATGGCAAGAGACCATCGGCTATATTACGAAGCATACAATGACGCTTCAGACATTGATGGCGACGGAAAGATCGACATTCACTACAAAGAAAATATCGATTACTACGGATATTTTGATTGTTACAAGCTTTATGAATACAATGCGGCAAGCAAGACATTCGTCCCCAAGAAAACCACGGCAAACAAGAAAAATATTTCAAAAGGACAATACTGGAGTGGTAATTTTTTAAATTACATAACAATGACTCGAATGGATTGTATCAGAAAGGTCCTTTACGGAGGACAGAGGATAATTGACACGCCAGAAAAGACTGTTTTGCGCAGAGCCTTCATTCCCCAAGATGCACATTCATTTGGCAAAGAATATACATCTGTAGCGATAGATGGCTATGATATCAGAGATTACACCCCATACAGTATCCCTGAAAATGGCAAGAGACACTTTTTCGCCTCCACAACACGAGATCCAAACCCCAACACAGGAGGGCCTTTGCTCTGCGTGCTACAGAACGTGGGGAATAATAAAAGAATATGGAGCTGGGTCGCTAAAGAAACTCCAGTCGTAGATGATTCATTAGGGACGCCCGATATTTTCATGGTTCAGGTGGAAGTCGGAGTAGCGAGCATGCCTGAGCGCAATTGCAAACTTTACCCCAAAGGAAATTACAAACCCATTGGCATCCTGCAAAATTATGGTGAATCGGACGCCATACTCTTTGGTCTTCTCACGGGCTCCTATGATCAAAACATGGCAGGCGGAGTCCTGCGCAAAAATATCGGGACAATCCGTGATGAAATTGATGGCGAGTCAGGAGTCTTCACCGCCACAAATGGAATCATAAGCACGATCAACAAATTACGGATATCTGACTATAATTACAAAGATAAGAGATACAATGGAGGCTGGCAGACAACAGCGCCCATATCGGCCCCATGGTCAAAGGCATTTCCAGATTGGGGAAATCCTCTAGCAGAAATGATCTACGAAACGACACGATATTTCGCCGGCGGAACCGGTCCAACGGAACAATTCACAGCCAAGTCCAAAATCGATGATGAACTCGGACTCCCCAGACCTGCCTGGGAGAATCCTCTTAGCGCAGCCAACTACTGCGCACAGCCGGTGATGGTGGCCATATCTGATATTTATCCGTCCTACGACTCCGATCACCTTCCCGGCAGCGCATGGGGCAAACCTATCAGCTCCAGTTTACCTGGGTTGAATGTTGAGGAACGGTTCAAAAAAATTGCCAAACACGAAAATATCAAGGGGAGTTTCTTTATTGGCCAAGCGAGTGGACGCTACGACAGCTCTTGCAGCCCCAAAGACATTTCGGATGCAACAGGCAAAGTACGCGGCCTCTGCCAGGAAGAGCCGACCAAAGAAGGTTCTTATTATTCGGCGGCAGTCACGCACTATGCCGCGACAACGGATTTGAGCTCCAATCTGGCAGAGACACAAAATATGATCTCGCGTATGGTGGCGTTATCTTCACCTCTGCCTGAAATCCGTATTCCGATAGGAAGTAGTCAAGAAATAGCCCTTGTGCCTTTTGCCAAAACCGTCAAAGTTTATGCTCATGAAAACATGAATTCAAGTGAAGGGGCGTTTCAGCCGACATGCACCATCGTTGATTTTTTTGTGGAAGAAATCGCCGAAGATCAATCGCATGGAACGTTCCGTGTCAACTTTGAAGATGTCGAGCAGGGTGCGGACCATGACATGGATTTCATCGTCAGATATGAATACAAAATTGTTGGCGGCAAACTGGAAGTCAAGCTGACTCACGAGTACCAGTCTGCAGGCTACACCATGCACGCGGGCTATGTCATATCGGGTACCACCAAGGATGGTGTCTACCTGGAAGTCGCCAGCAAACCCGGGGTCACGGATTACTACCTTGACACGCCCCCAGACCGCGATGGCCCTGGCCGGGGAACCAGCACAACGCAGATTCCGCCAACCAACACGCGAACCTTCACTCCAAGCAATACATCTGCGGCGAGACTGCTCAAGAACCCTCTCTGGTATGCGGCAAAATGGGGTGGCTTCAAAGATATCAACCAAAATGGTATACCTGATCAGGAAAATGAATGGGACAGCGACGGTGATGGGAATCCAGACAGCTATGTCTATGTAGCCAACCCCACAAAACTTGAAGAACAGATGCGGAAAACATTTGAAGGGATTCTGTCCAGAGCTTCTTCAGGTACACCAGCATCGATTACTTCATCAAAATCCCGTAATAGTGAAGGGGCTGTGTACCTCTCTTCTATTTACCCTGAATATCCTGATGCTGTCGCTCCTGGTGTGAAGCTCCATTGGGCGGGGCAAGTTCAGGCGTTGTTCGTGGATGGACGTGGAAACCTTCGCGAGGATTCAAACAAAAACCAAAAACTCGATCTCAAAGAAGACAAGATTGTCCATTACCCTTTAGATATGAATGCGTCGAATGCCACGAGCGCTGGTCTGCTCCTTATCACAGACAGCAATGGAGACAGCATCATTTCGCCAGAGGAGTTGAACAACGCCATATCTCTGGGAGACCAAAGAAGAATAAACTTCTTATGGACATCCTCACCATGGCTGAATGGTCTGACAAACAGCCAGACCGTTACGCAACGCATCGCCTATGCCGATGCTTCACCCAATAGATACATATTCACTTTTGCCGATAAAAATCAAGACATGGTTCCAGCAACAGACGAAATACAGGCATTTGTCTGGCCTCCTCAAGCTCCTGCCGCTTCGCCTCAGCTTGGCCTTGCTGGTTCGAAGGATTTCTATGCATATTTGAACCTTTACGCACCGAACTTTGAATACACTCCCAAAGAGCTGGCAGATCTTCGCAGGGCCAACCCAAGTGCGTTCAAAAATGTCCTCAACCGCCTCGCCGAGCGACAGGTCAAATTTATCCGGGGTCAGGACATGAGCCCCGAAACGATCTCCGGGCATCATATTCCTGCAACCCGCACAAGAGTCTATCCCGACGGTGGCGGTAACCGCACATGGAGGCTTGGAGATATCGCTTACTCAACACCAATCGGTGTCGGCAGACCTGTCGAAAATTACAATCTGCTCTATGGAGACAAAACATACGAACATTTTCTCGTCAGATATAAAAATCGCCGCCAGATGATTTATGTCGGGGCAAATGACGGCATGCTTCATGCTTTTAATGGTGGTTTTTTCAATAGCACGGACAGCAGTTTCAATCTGCAACGTTCAACAGAAACTCCATTTGCCCTTGGACAGGAAGTCTGGGCATATATACCTTATAACCTACTTCCCCACTTGCATTGGCTGACAGAACCAACCTATCGAGATCAAATCCATGTCAGCTACATGGATCTACCTCCACGTGTTTTTGATGCTCGCGTCTTTTTCATGTCTGACGGCGTTACCCCGCTGGACAACTCCACTTATCCCGATGGATGGGGGACAATTCTCGTCGCCGGGATGCGGTTTGGTGGTGGAGCAATTCAGGTGGACATGGATAAGACCGATGGAAAAAACTTCGACGCAACTTCAGACAGAATCACAAGCTCTGCTTATGTCATTATGGATATTACAAATCCGGAAGCCCCTCCGAGACTTCTGGGGGAAATTGCAATGCCGAGACAGGGATTCACAACGTGTTTCCCAACAGTAATTCCTATGGCAACAGCAAACGCGAGGACAGATCAGCAAAATCAGTGGTACCTTATTTTTGGCTCAGGACCTGCCGATGCCAATGGCAATGCCAATCCCGAACTTATTCAGAAAGCTGTCAGCAATCAAAATGGTCAGCTGTATGTGCTTGATCTCAAGGCTCTCGCCAGTAAAAAGCAGGTCCAGACTCTGCAATCCAATGGCCAATTCAAGGCTGGAGGGCATACTTTTGCCACCACAGAGTCAGGCTCCTTCATTTCCGACCCTGCCACTGTTGATTTGGATATCGGCAGTAATCGGAATGCTTCTGCTCGGTTCAAAGCAGATGTAGTGTATTATGGTACCATCGCTGGCGATATGACGCAGCCCAGAGGTACGATGTACCGCCTGATCACGAAAAACCAAGGTGCAGACAGCAGTAGAACTGTAAATTGGATAGGCAATTCGACGCTTATACGCCCAAAACAACCTATTGCAGCATCCCCTTCCATCACAACAGATGATGAAGGCCGCGTATGGGTGTACTTTGGAACGGGGCGTTTTTTTAACCGTCCTGAGATCAAACAAACCCGTAGAATGGACTTCTACGGGATCAGAGAACCTGTTGACGCCTCAAATAATATTGAATGGCGGGAAGTAAAACTTGAAGAGCTTTTTAACAGTACAGATATTGTTGTAACAAAAGGTAGCTGTGTTGACGGTGCTTACAATCAGAACTGCGTTAATGTCTTAGGGGTCACTCCTCCGACTTGGCAGAGACTTCTTGATGCAGTCAACGCCAAAGAGGGATGGGTTCATACCATGTCCAATGATCCTCTGGAAAGAGTGCTCGGTAAGGCGGCCCTCACTGGAGGTGCAGTGACCTTCACCAGCTACGCCCCTTCTGAGAATGTATGCGAACATGAAGGAAGGAGCTATCTCTGGGGATTTTACTATAAGACGGGTACCTCATATTTTACCCCGATTTTCCGGGACACCAACATCTTCAGCAAATCGGTTTCACTGGGACGAGGGATCGCTCCCGCTGCCGTCGTCCATAAAGGCAGAGGCGGAGACTCGAAAGTGATTGCATCAACCAGTACAGGAGCTGTAGTGGAAATACCTTTCAATGAACCGCATCCCATTCGGACAGGTCAGATATTCTGGCGCGAAAACTAG
- a CDS encoding pilus assembly PilX family protein has translation MFTAEKINKQGKEYQSGSALVIALIVLVILAALGYAGLEVADMNIFSSANDRDSKIAFLHADSGANVGHEFLEEAIADTNTTFYGGDTAWVDAPYDPTAVNNPEFLHIYVNGTEGTYVRAGQTGTEANPGTSQEMAMAYHGNPPGASFIFLIRSHRTGKRNSNAEVDMGWRHVSN, from the coding sequence ATGTTTACAGCAGAAAAAATTAATAAACAGGGAAAAGAATATCAGTCTGGATCAGCTTTAGTTATAGCGCTGATTGTTTTGGTTATTTTAGCAGCCTTGGGTTATGCAGGGCTAGAAGTAGCAGATATGAATATCTTCTCTTCAGCAAATGATCGAGACAGCAAAATTGCTTTTCTACATGCTGATTCCGGCGCAAATGTAGGACATGAATTTCTGGAAGAAGCAATCGCCGACACCAATACTACATTTTATGGGGGAGATACAGCATGGGTAGACGCTCCTTACGATCCAACAGCCGTCAATAATCCTGAGTTCTTACATATTTATGTTAACGGGACAGAAGGGACCTATGTCCGCGCAGGGCAAACAGGCACCGAGGCGAATCCTGGAACGAGCCAAGAAATGGCAATGGCATATCATGGCAACCCACCCGGAGCTTCTTTCATCTTTCTCATTCGCTCTCATCGTACAGGCAAACGAAACAGTAACGCAGAAGTCGATATGGGATGGCGACATGTAAGCAATTAA
- a CDS encoding type IV pilus modification PilV family protein has protein sequence MSRISEESAQQGFTLVEILVGAAILALGILAAAGLISRSTIQDARAYYMTQAALMAEEFLESRISAQYSEKDFNKLEGGSINRTLDGVEYRMNCVLTNSTPMDMDGCKEIVCTVNWNNKGLQSQVVSTYVYSRKN, from the coding sequence ATGAGCCGCATTTCAGAAGAATCTGCACAACAAGGTTTCACTTTGGTCGAGATATTGGTAGGCGCGGCCATTCTAGCCCTAGGTATCTTGGCAGCAGCGGGATTGATTTCTCGTTCGACAATTCAGGACGCCAGGGCCTACTATATGACACAGGCCGCTCTCATGGCTGAAGAGTTTTTAGAATCACGGATCTCCGCTCAATATTCGGAAAAAGACTTCAACAAGCTGGAGGGGGGATCTATAAATCGGACACTCGACGGGGTGGAATATCGCATGAACTGCGTACTGACAAACAGCACTCCCATGGATATGGATGGTTGTAAAGAAATCGTATGTACAGTCAACTGGAATAATAAAGGACTTCAATCTCAAGTTGTGAGTACTTATGTTTACAGCAGAAAAAATTAA
- a CDS encoding PulJ/GspJ family protein produces the protein MNNQSLPQNGFTLVELLVGTLIFSIIITAIYNVFDLHNRMAARQEEKTAMQQELLSTMNQIADDLRMCGYSTGGENFGFMSATKQSILCARDRISTDQPQALNNTDTAIVGYQLNSGDNTIRKYYAKGAINWVRTAEHISALNFTYFRKDGAQITNPEAALQDIRMVEISVMAMPSPQREGLKIPNRAMTTRVQVRNIQ, from the coding sequence ATGAACAATCAATCTTTACCGCAAAACGGCTTTACCCTCGTGGAACTTCTGGTAGGCACGTTGATATTCAGTATCATCATTACTGCCATCTATAACGTCTTTGATCTGCACAACCGCATGGCAGCCCGTCAGGAGGAAAAAACGGCCATGCAGCAAGAACTTTTGTCCACAATGAATCAGATAGCGGATGACCTGCGCATGTGCGGCTACTCCACAGGAGGAGAGAACTTTGGATTCATGAGCGCAACGAAGCAAAGCATTCTCTGCGCGAGAGATAGGATTTCCACAGACCAGCCTCAGGCCCTCAACAATACCGACACTGCTATTGTGGGTTATCAATTGAACTCCGGGGACAATACGATCAGAAAATATTACGCCAAAGGGGCTATTAACTGGGTTCGTACTGCTGAACACATTAGTGCCTTAAATTTTACGTATTTTCGTAAAGATGGAGCACAAATCACGAATCCAGAAGCCGCTCTGCAAGATATTCGCATGGTGGAGATTAGCGTGATGGCCATGCCATCACCACAGCGGGAGGGACTCAAGATTCCCAACCGGGCGATGACCACAAGAGTGCAGGTCCGCAACATTCAATAA